The proteins below come from a single Bryobacter aggregatus MPL3 genomic window:
- a CDS encoding terpene cyclase/mutase family protein: protein MALRRIALRRSNLGTTELLNSQLPCGAWSNCPVTAIPNAYATGLALLALAHCKPSERSEEAASQGFKWLEQTRGRESHWLWQWKFRLFDRKVRFDPGKSGWPWVENTVSWVAPTALVLLAYAAWGKSSNRISSAIAMLQDRACPSGGWNAGNGHAFGVDLDPHPDFTAMAVCALRAHGQLDSRKAAQYLERRLQSCPSTYSLAWGVLALANLLEISATSVRESLRRMADAQASTMNTTALALTLLALETPVFRFGRRA from the coding sequence CGAAGATCAAACCTGGGCACCACGGAACTTCTCAACTCGCAACTGCCTTGTGGCGCCTGGTCCAATTGCCCGGTTACCGCCATCCCGAATGCATACGCCACCGGACTCGCCCTCCTCGCCCTCGCGCACTGCAAGCCGAGTGAGCGAAGCGAAGAAGCCGCATCGCAAGGCTTCAAGTGGCTAGAGCAGACGAGAGGACGCGAAAGTCATTGGCTATGGCAATGGAAGTTCCGGTTATTCGACCGCAAAGTGCGCTTTGATCCCGGCAAGTCCGGCTGGCCATGGGTAGAGAACACCGTGAGTTGGGTCGCCCCCACGGCCCTTGTGCTTCTCGCCTACGCCGCCTGGGGTAAGTCATCAAACCGTATTTCCTCCGCGATCGCGATGCTGCAGGACAGGGCCTGCCCGTCCGGCGGATGGAACGCGGGCAACGGCCACGCCTTTGGCGTCGACCTAGATCCGCACCCTGACTTCACAGCCATGGCAGTCTGCGCCCTGCGAGCGCATGGGCAGTTAGATTCCCGCAAGGCCGCCCAATATCTTGAGCGTCGGCTGCAATCGTGCCCTTCGACTTATTCATTGGCGTGGGGTGTCCTTGCCTTGGCAAATCTCCTGGAGATCAGTGCCACCTCAGTTCGGGAATCACTGCGGCGAATGGCCGATGCGCAAGCCAGCACAATGAACACAACGGCGCTGGCGCTCACGCTTCTTGCCCTGGAAACACCGGTC